Within Triticum dicoccoides isolate Atlit2015 ecotype Zavitan chromosome 1B, WEW_v2.0, whole genome shotgun sequence, the genomic segment cggcggcgctgctgccGGACTGGACGGGGAGGAACTCGAAGTAGCACATTGTCGGGATCAGCGTGTAGGCGACGTCGGCTGGACTGCAGATCGGGTTCAGATTTAGACCGAAATAGCACTCACTGGAGGCGTACATAGTGCACGCCAGAGGCAGGCCGCCGCCGTAGTAGTCGAGGGTAGGGATGTATTGGGCCATGGCTCCCGTGACGATGACGTCTATGTACTTGGTGTTGGGCCACACCCTCCGGATCACGCCCTTCCACGACGACCTCTTGCACGCGTCCTCGATCGCGTCGGCGAGGGCCGGGTCTGGGCGGAGCACCCGGCCGACGGCGGCGCGCACGGCACGGTCTGTGATCTCCGCGTCCAGCTCGCCGGTGCGGATGTCCCGGCACAGACGTTCCCAGTGCTTCTCGAGGAAGTGGATCGCGCGGAGGAACCCGGACGCGAAGACCGCGCCGACGCGGAGCACGTCCGCGCGGTGGACGAGGCCGCAGAGCAGCTGCGCGTACATGCTCTGGTACGCGTCGACGCACAGGATGGCCTCGTCGGGGCTGGTGTGCACGGTGTAGGGGTCGTGGGGGCGCTCCAGGAAATGGCGGCTCCGGTAGAAGCTGGTGAGGACGGGCCTCGCCGGCAGCCCGCCCGGCGTGCGCGACTCGGCCTTGACGAAGTAGAGGTACATGGCCTTGCCCTTGTCGAGCCCCGGCATGGCCTGGCTCATGACCGGCATGAGCAGGCTGTACAGCATGGACCGGCGGTCCATCTCCTCCTCGATGGTGGGCATCAGCTTCCGCTCCCCTCCCGACGTGCCGGAGCTGCATGTAGGTTCGTCCGTCCATTAGATCGGCGTCACAAACGCTCCAGTCATGCCAAGACGGACACATGTACGTACAGTACGTACGTACGTAGCAGGCTAGGGTGTGATGGACGGACGGAtcgatgcgtgcgtgcgtgcgtaccTAGTGAGGAACTCTCTGATGGGCTTGCCGGAGAGGATGGGCGAGGAGTCGCCGTTGGCGATGCGGATGACGTCGGGGAGGATGTCCTCGTAGGTGGtgagcggcgcgaggcggcggaatGCGTCGTCGGCGCCGGGGGCGGCGCCCGGGACGCCGATGCGGCGCAGGTACTCGGCCGGCGCGTTCTGCGCCAGGATCTCCACCAGCACCTGCCGCTGTATCTCCCCCGCGCACCGGGTCACGCGCTCGATGAGGTCGAGCACCTGGCGGTGCGCCTCCTCCCAGCAGACCCCGCCCCCCGCACCCGCCGCCGTGCCCGGCACGGCCATCGGCGCTTCCGGCATGGCACTGCACCGGGTTCCCGGCAAGTACAGCCCTCTCTACCGCGGCTGTGTCGTGTAGTGCGACGCGGACGGAGGCTAGCTCGCTCGTGGCTCTTATCACCAGTGTCCGTCCGATAAGTGAAGGgtgcttgtgtgtgtgtggcgTGGGTGCCGGCGGGGCAGATTTATAGGACGGCGGGGGGCGTTGAGGGCAGCCTCGTCTTTTCGCCCCCGAGTAGTACATCTGGTGTCTCGTACGTACGTACGTAGGTACGATTGCGAGCGAATGAAAGGGAGAATACCAAAATCCCGTACGGTGCGCAAATGATGGGGGCTTCTGGTGCTCGCGGGGTCGTATTCTAGCCTGATTTTCGTCGTTTTTCCCTCCGCGGTTTCAGTTCAATTCATACGCGGCTCATATGCATGATGAGTCACAGAAATGATGTGGAGGCCGCAAGTGGCAAGCGGTTGGCTCCATATTTGCTCCCGCGCTCCGCCATACCATCTGCATGATCATCGACCCCCTCGATTAGTTCACCACtcctcctttttcttttcttttttaaatTTTGTGAGAGGAAAGAACccttctcttttcttctttttttctgcaGGAAAAGAGAAAAGACCCATTCTTCTATCTTTGGTAACCAAGTAATTCATGTATTGTTCCCCTCAAAAAAAGTAATTCATGTATTGTAACCAATCTCTTCTTTAGCAATATGGTATCTTTGGCAACCCATTAAATTCTGTTCAATCGGTACAAATAAATTTTTTATCAATCTTTGGTAGTAACCTAATAAATCTTTGGTATATTTGGCAACCAATTAAATTCGGATCAATCGGTACAAAATCAATAAACGACCAATATTTGGCAACCCATTAAATTTGGGTCAATTGGTACAAAGAAATTCAACAACCAATAAAGCAACATGTAGAAACCGAGCCTCTCATCCACTTGAACaacttttataaaggggtcgaagCCAAAATGTTAACAGTCCGCGAGCGAAGCCAGAACAGAGTCATCTTAAATCATCTCCATCAACCCGAGCCGCCGCCATTTCCATCTGACCATCTCCATAGCCGCCATCAGCACCGTAGTTCCTTTCCCTCTAGATCATACTTGCAATTGTGCATCGCACACGGCATCCATTGTAAGACGTATTATCAATCAATCAATCTCCATGATGTGTTTTCCAATGTGGTCTTCCTATGATCTGATTTTTATGTAAGAGTAGTTTGGTaaggtatgggttgaggcaagaGCCTTGCGACCTTCTGTATTTGTTGTGGGGTCAATGGAAGTGGCTTGAAATAACGTCCCGTATGTGTAAAATAAAATTATtccatagatgtctcttttctcgtcTGTGTTCTTCATCCCTGCATGTACCCAAGATCATGGAGAGCGAGCCACGGACGGGCTAAGTGCAAGTAGACCGTGAACTGTTATTATGAAAAGCAGTGATAAAAGGATTTAGTACGGGAACACGGATCTTATCCATGAGGATTCAAGAGGTGTGGTCACTGAACATCCTAATCTTAATTATCCAGGTAACCTGCGAGATGGATAGGGCCTTTGGTTGGACAACTAACTCTTGATGCAGGACGTGTGCCGATCAAGACGTGATTTTGGCACATCCCCACATCGGTTGGTAACAAGCACGTCTCGATGGGTGACTTCCAGCACACAAATTAAAATTATATTTGGTCCCAACGCAAATGAatggttgtaagcattaagacCTCATACTCGTGCCTATTTTGTTATAAGTGTTTTACTCCAGGTTGTTTGATTTCGATCCGGTCAAAAGCTGGAATTGTTTCTTTAACAAAAGCTTGCTAGAGATCCTGGCTTAAAGGGGACCTTCCTCCTGTGGGTTGGATAACCTAGGATCACCTCTGGGGAAGAATGTGAGAATACTTTCTGCTACATTTCCAGATCACTAAAGGGACTAATCAATTTACTATTCATATTTTCATTCCTGCTTATGTAACTAGGAATGTACTCCCTCGTTCGAAAAAACGAAGGGTGTAGTATGGAGGACCAAAATGCTTCCCAGAAAAGTAGGCAGAGCAAGAACTAAAATGAGTCTTGTGTTGGGCGTGTGTAACTCCACTTATATTAAATTACGAGCCCCACTTTATTACATCTCTGATATTTATCTTTGGTCTAGGTTTAGTTGCCCATGATGCTTAGTTTTTTTCTAGCAGTGTATATTTTTTGTTTGTGAATGTTAGGACGATATTTTGTTTCTCCTCCTTGGCGAGTTTATTATTATTTCTCTTATACCTCATGGAATAAATATGTGTTCTTAATTCTTCTTCCACTTGATCAGATATTCATCTACCCACTTGAATAAAATCATGTTCCATCTTCTCATCAATGTCTTGCTTATGTGAAATTGATACACATGAGTAACAATGATTGTGGAGGTAAGATTTGCTGTGATGGCGGCATGCATCAAGATGATCAAGTGGAGAGAGAGCTAGAAGATGGTAAACATGAGGAGCTAGAAGATGGTTAGAAATAGCAAAGAAAAGCCGTTGAAAGCTTGAAAGCATTGTAATGTTGAATAAGGATTTTTTATATTCAGTATGTACCAGAAAATGATCCTGCTTTCTCATGCCAAAGCAAAGGAAAATTGTACTAAATCTGAATTATAATGACTAACGAGGGCTTCCTTTGGATTTTCTTGTTAGTTTTTTTGGGGTTGTCTTGTTAGCTTTCATGCCTTGCAACATCTCCATATAAGCATAGAAGTACAACAACATGTAGTGCAATCATGGTAGCCACGATAGAGGCCTGCAGCTACCAACAACGTCATGGTGCTGCTTTGCGATGTCTTTTCTCTCTGGTAAGCCCCTTCCCGATGTCATGTGTCTACCCTTCTTTCCCATTGAAACAACGACCACTCAAGAAGAGTGATTAATTCGTCAAAAACTTTGACAATACGCCTGATGTCCATGAGGTTGCTAACGGTTATGTCGTGCACATTTGATGTTGAATCACTAAGTTAAGTATcctccgttgcaatgcacgggcatttacCTACTCCACTTAAATACTTGTGCTTCCCTTGATTTTTTTGCCCTCTTGTGACATATTTTGTTGCAACTCAAATCCTTGCTTGCTATTAGTAATTATTGCTCATGTTTGGTACATTTTGGACGTGTAGATATTCGAGAGGATGTATTAATATTGGGGACATGATAATTGTTGGCTTTTGTAAGTATGATGTTGAGGTGAAGATTGGACAACTCTGTGCTTGTGACTTTCGTGACATGGTTATCTTTTTAAAAATGCACACACATCTTTGTCAACGAAGAACTAGCTGCTTGTATGATCCTTTCCATTGTTGGTTTGCTCATAGTATCTCACCATGAGAATCCAATAAATTTGATCTTTCACCTCAATCAAAAGAAAAATTCAGCATGACCTGAAGTGGTCTCGTGTACGTGGCAAACTATCCAAAAAATATAGTAAAAGAAAACTTGTAAACGAAAAAGGGAAATATGAAAAATGACACCTTTATGATAAGCTTTATCAGTGAATTTGAAGCCAAATAAATTTTAAAATCAAGACACATTTAAAATAACAATTGTAAAAAACAATAAGGTAAGTAACATCCTTGAAATAGTACCATTTCATGAGTTATGTTTAATATCCACTCATCTTTCTATGGACTGAGTATCTTTTTCTAAAAACAATTATTATCCTTTATGTATTTTTTTAGGAATTGTGTATACTCACATTGTTTTTTGTAAAGTTCCTAGAACATTTTAAGCATATTTCTTTTCTTTTGCAAAATACTCCTTAAATAAATATAGCATTCATTTTCATAAATCTTTTAATTTTAAAGTGCATATCATCTACATATTTTTTTGTGGATTGTCCTGCCATGGGTATATACCTAATGACATGTGGTCCATCACACTACTTTGTGTTGCGCAAAGGACCGAATTATTTGGGTTCAAAATTGAGGGTAAATAGTGTAGTATGAAGTTGTGAAACCAAAGTTGCACCAGACTTATAGCTGAAGAACAAGAAACTGTACTTTTAACTTTTTTCTTACAACTATATATCTTGTTATATCATTTTGAGTTCCTTTTTTTGTCCAGGCATATGTTTTTGTGTTCTCTGTAAATAAAACAATGTGAGTATGTGCTTTTTTATAGGACGCGTGTCATATTAATTTGTGCTGGTTTTCAGTGGCGGAGCTTCATGGAGGCCAACcgggcggtgcccccccccccccaagctcaaGAAAAAACACCTACTATTCATTAGTTTTTCTGCCGTATGTTCAGTAAAAACTAGCTGACCCTCGTAGTTTTGCCCCTGCTTAGCCCATTGCCCCTCCAAAGATTTGGCCCAAGTTCCGCCACTGCTGGTTTTGCTACTTTTTTTTGCGAGAACGGTTTTACTAGCTCTCATATGCTTGAATTTTTCTAAATACAAGCAGGGCGGCCATCGGAAAATGGACATTGAGATGAGTCTAAAATTTGGAGTATGAAAGGTATACAACAATATTCAGTTTCTTTTTCCCGCAAAACGGTAGTATCATTCAATTTCTAGTCTAGCATATTTTACAAAATAATACTATAATG encodes:
- the LOC119348874 gene encoding probable indole-3-acetic acid-amido synthetase GH3.4, whose protein sequence is MPEAPMAVPGTAAGAGGGVCWEEAHRQVLDLIERVTRCAGEIQRQVLVEILAQNAPAEYLRRIGVPGAAPGADDAFRRLAPLTTYEDILPDVIRIANGDSSPILSGKPIREFLTSSGTSGGERKLMPTIEEEMDRRSMLYSLLMPVMSQAMPGLDKGKAMYLYFVKAESRTPGGLPARPVLTSFYRSRHFLERPHDPYTVHTSPDEAILCVDAYQSMYAQLLCGLVHRADVLRVGAVFASGFLRAIHFLEKHWERLCRDIRTGELDAEITDRAVRAAVGRVLRPDPALADAIEDACKRSSWKGVIRRVWPNTKYIDVIVTGAMAQYIPTLDYYGGGLPLACTMYASSECYFGLNLNPICSPADVAYTLIPTMCYFEFLPVQSGSSAAAGEPDHRDLVNLVDVKLGKEYELVVTTYSGLYRYRVGDVLRVAGFKNAAPMFNFLRRKNVALSVDADKTDEAELHAAVSSAVQHLEPFGASLVEYTSYADASTIPGHYVLFWELRAGGGSTTPVPAFVFEDCCLAVEESLNSVYRQCRAADRSIGPLEIRVVSEGTFDKLMDLALSRGASINQYKAPRCVRPGQVVELLDGRVEGRYFSPKCPKWSPGNAQWTGGHGKTLSTS